A single genomic interval of Fibrobacter sp. UWB13 harbors:
- a CDS encoding peptidase A26: protein MHQKFYTAVAMGVAVLAQVSFAAWNGSARVPKVVTENGQKFYEITSPEELIGFLDSVTTANTGKENIKAYLKNDIVFGADTSKLSDKRWKNRDREEYFVGDFDGRGHTVYGVNAEHALFGLVGTSAGSVHDFNVANSSFGSDSAVSAAAIAEHLHARIWNVNVYNTDVRALYYAGGIAAYMSSVSEDDGRYAMILNSNVVGGSVSANGYVGGIAGFAAGRILGSTNSARVYFANDSLKENDPNSDVYIGGIAGYSKTGRGTAIASCVNHGDVEIESPYMQTYAGGIAGSVLGNMENLQNYGKVTAKVLFASDTAKSFWSSIAVVGGIAGAHLLHVDQSSDNRDFLNAGNVLGVLDNRIEKGKLMVGGIVGESDKASLTNALNRGSVTAYGFGKLTETYVGGAIGWTELHVYSNGLTKLRNRGDVYGSGTFRTHVGGVVGSMEGPFLKEPGLRQSFNYGDVTGVVADTSSESEALNVGGIAGYCNAVVVSDVYNRGKLLANGKLSYGDSYVGGILGLSRYPSAYVANAYSASPSLKGDSVGGVVGYALDIDAPRNTYFDKTLAGVKAAGKNYNEIDYPESEKKTSELQSDEMLALLNTEAGAVADRKLWVRRGGYPVLSFDSLYKNDSIYFDVQQYAFPASKVVDDTVVYTISTADELSTLLEAGTSFGYKKFKVQLSNDIVMGEDSVHLSMRKTSIDTSGRCFKMNFDGQNHTIYGLNMTRAMFFCVDTNSIVENLTIANSRFENDYGTSAAAVAIKNGGCIRNVTVRKSLVRGGESVGGIVAYNQGMSYGVLMNSKNENTTVISMNIAGGIAGESYGVLQNLNNSGRVYGRVAGGIVGYAYKVSNGDPAYVGKNTNSGMVLVSGESSVSGGGIAGYSHKATVSSVFNTGLVEGASVAGILSVGGIIGSHDSTRVTDSGNWGRVHALSGKTVYAGGIEGRAYGYIYYVPAQKIYSVTTSVSNLFNYGPVTVKVAAEEAYAGGIVGKSKGVVLQTVYNRGEIKNESPKSVTGGFIATMDTSIISNAYSYVDVLSGDKVANVAYEVTGSNDLSDIFYGANFADYQALGAVAENAIRRDTLIKALNFEKMKFASISQESSRYLSNPWVDNGCLPVFAYDTTSACAESVVKDSFGDSDEPYVVGYKETVVLAEAGSGSGEGPVAIPTPVMAKVAPLNVQVVARDIAVSGLSENRPVLVMDMQGRLVKSVRAHGPSVNIAVPRAGRYIVRSGSLARIVTVR from the coding sequence ATGCACCAAAAGTTTTATACTGCGGTAGCCATGGGGGTTGCTGTTCTGGCTCAAGTTTCGTTTGCGGCGTGGAATGGCTCGGCGAGGGTGCCGAAAGTTGTGACCGAGAATGGTCAAAAATTTTATGAAATCACATCCCCTGAAGAATTGATTGGCTTCCTGGATTCGGTAACTACAGCGAATACAGGCAAAGAGAATATCAAGGCTTATTTGAAAAATGATATTGTTTTTGGTGCCGATACATCCAAGCTTAGTGATAAAAGATGGAAAAATCGCGATCGAGAAGAATATTTTGTAGGCGATTTCGATGGCCGTGGGCATACGGTCTATGGCGTAAATGCAGAACATGCTTTGTTTGGCTTGGTCGGCACGAGTGCGGGTTCTGTTCACGATTTTAATGTGGCGAATAGCTCGTTCGGTAGTGATTCGGCGGTGTCTGCAGCTGCGATTGCGGAACATTTGCATGCCCGCATCTGGAACGTGAATGTTTATAATACGGATGTCCGGGCGCTTTATTATGCGGGTGGCATTGCGGCCTACATGTCGAGCGTTTCTGAAGATGACGGACGTTATGCCATGATTCTCAATAGCAATGTTGTTGGCGGTTCTGTTAGTGCCAATGGTTACGTGGGCGGTATTGCAGGTTTTGCTGCAGGGCGAATCTTGGGCAGTACTAATTCAGCTCGTGTTTACTTTGCGAATGATTCGCTGAAAGAGAATGACCCTAATAGCGATGTCTACATTGGCGGTATTGCAGGTTACTCTAAAACGGGTCGTGGTACGGCTATCGCAAGTTGCGTCAACCATGGCGATGTTGAAATTGAATCTCCGTATATGCAGACGTATGCGGGTGGCATTGCGGGCTCTGTTCTTGGAAACATGGAAAATCTCCAGAACTATGGAAAAGTTACGGCTAAGGTGCTCTTTGCATCAGATACTGCAAAATCTTTTTGGTCTTCGATTGCTGTTGTCGGTGGCATTGCGGGGGCGCACTTGCTGCATGTGGATCAGTCTAGCGACAATCGCGATTTCTTGAATGCAGGGAATGTGCTTGGTGTTCTTGACAACAGGATTGAAAAGGGCAAACTCATGGTCGGCGGTATTGTGGGCGAGTCCGATAAGGCGAGCCTCACGAATGCGCTTAATCGTGGCTCTGTTACGGCTTATGGCTTTGGCAAGTTGACCGAAACGTATGTTGGTGGTGCTATTGGTTGGACCGAATTGCATGTTTACTCGAATGGCTTGACTAAACTCAGAAATCGCGGTGACGTCTATGGTAGTGGAACGTTCCGTACGCATGTGGGCGGTGTCGTCGGTTCGATGGAAGGACCTTTCTTGAAGGAACCGGGATTGCGCCAGTCGTTTAACTATGGCGATGTGACGGGTGTTGTTGCCGATACGTCGAGTGAATCCGAAGCTTTGAACGTGGGCGGTATTGCCGGATACTGCAACGCTGTCGTGGTTAGCGATGTCTACAACCGTGGAAAACTTTTAGCGAATGGCAAGCTTTCTTATGGCGATAGCTATGTTGGCGGTATCTTGGGACTCAGCCGCTATCCGTCCGCTTATGTGGCAAATGCGTATAGCGCGTCTCCGAGTCTTAAGGGTGATTCTGTGGGCGGTGTCGTTGGTTATGCTCTTGATATCGATGCTCCGCGTAATACTTACTTTGACAAGACTCTTGCTGGTGTTAAGGCGGCGGGCAAAAACTACAATGAAATAGATTATCCGGAGAGCGAAAAGAAAACTTCTGAATTGCAAAGCGATGAGATGCTTGCTCTCTTGAATACGGAAGCGGGCGCCGTTGCGGACCGCAAATTGTGGGTGCGCCGTGGCGGGTATCCGGTGCTTTCGTTTGATAGCTTGTACAAAAATGATTCGATTTACTTTGATGTACAACAATATGCGTTCCCAGCATCGAAGGTTGTAGATGATACTGTCGTTTACACGATTTCGACGGCGGACGAACTCTCGACTTTGCTTGAAGCGGGTACGTCTTTTGGCTACAAGAAGTTCAAGGTCCAGTTATCAAACGATATCGTGATGGGGGAGGATTCTGTGCACCTTTCGATGCGCAAGACCTCTATCGATACGAGCGGTCGTTGCTTTAAGATGAATTTTGATGGTCAGAATCACACGATTTATGGACTCAACATGACGCGTGCGATGTTCTTCTGCGTGGATACGAATTCGATTGTTGAAAACTTGACGATTGCGAATAGCCGTTTTGAAAACGATTATGGAACATCTGCGGCTGCGGTTGCAATTAAGAATGGCGGTTGCATTAGGAACGTGACGGTCCGCAAAAGCCTTGTGCGTGGCGGAGAATCTGTCGGTGGAATCGTGGCTTACAATCAGGGCATGTCGTATGGCGTTCTGATGAATTCCAAGAACGAGAATACGACTGTTATTTCTATGAATATTGCTGGTGGTATTGCTGGCGAATCTTATGGCGTGCTACAAAATTTGAACAATTCGGGTCGCGTTTACGGACGCGTTGCTGGCGGTATTGTGGGCTATGCCTATAAGGTTTCTAATGGCGATCCGGCGTATGTTGGTAAAAATACCAATTCGGGCATGGTTCTTGTTTCCGGGGAAAGTTCTGTTTCGGGTGGCGGCATTGCAGGTTACTCGCATAAGGCGACGGTAAGCAGCGTGTTCAATACGGGCTTGGTGGAAGGAGCTTCTGTGGCGGGGATCCTCTCTGTGGGTGGTATTATCGGTAGCCATGATTCGACGAGGGTTACGGATAGCGGTAACTGGGGACGCGTGCATGCACTTTCTGGAAAGACGGTTTACGCCGGTGGTATAGAAGGTCGTGCTTACGGGTATATCTATTACGTTCCGGCTCAGAAGATATATTCTGTGACAACTTCAGTGTCCAATTTGTTTAACTACGGTCCGGTAACGGTGAAGGTGGCTGCTGAGGAGGCTTATGCTGGCGGTATTGTCGGTAAGAGCAAGGGTGTTGTATTGCAGACCGTTTATAATAGGGGCGAAATTAAGAACGAGTCTCCGAAATCGGTAACGGGCGGGTTCATTGCTACAATGGATACTTCTATTATTTCGAATGCATATTCGTATGTGGATGTTTTGTCGGGGGATAAAGTTGCCAATGTGGCTTATGAAGTGACGGGCTCTAACGACTTGTCTGATATTTTCTATGGCGCAAATTTTGCGGATTATCAGGCTTTGGGGGCTGTGGCAGAAAATGCAATTCGTCGTGACACTTTGATTAAGGCGCTGAACTTTGAAAAGATGAAGTTTGCGTCAATTTCGCAGGAATCCTCGAGATACTTGTCGAACCCGTGGGTGGATAACGGATGCTTGCCGGTATTTGCTTACGATACGACCTCGGCTTGTGCAGAATCGGTGGTGAAGGATTCTTTTGGCGATTCGGATGAGCCGTATGTTGTGGGCTATAAGGAAACGGTTGTGCTTGCTGAGGCGGGCTCGGGTAGTGGCGAAGGTCCCGTGGCGATTCCGACTCCGGTGATGGCGAAGGTTGCTCCGTTGAATGTCCAGGTGGTTGCCCGTGACATTGCGGTTTCGGGGCTTTCTGAAAATCGACCGGTGCTCGTGATGGATATGCAGGGACGCTTGGTGAAGTCCGTCCGTGCGCATGGTCCGTCGGTGAATATTGCGGTCCCGAGGGCAGGGCGCTACATCGTCCGCAGTGGCTCGCTGGCAAGAATTGTGACTGTAAGGTAG
- the ispF gene encoding 2-C-methyl-D-erythritol 2,4-cyclodiphosphate synthase — MDKIYRSGIGFDVHKLVEGRKCIIGGVDIPYEKGLLGHSDADVLLHAISDALLGAAGLGDIGTYFPDTDPAFKGADSLELLRKVGEEVKKAGYEIINIDSIVMCERPKVNPHKEQMKANIARVLGLDVKQIGIKGTTTEKLGFTGRGEGIASQAVAMVRSL; from the coding sequence ATGGATAAGATTTATCGTTCTGGTATTGGTTTTGACGTTCACAAGCTGGTGGAAGGCCGTAAGTGCATTATCGGCGGCGTGGACATCCCGTACGAAAAGGGCTTGCTCGGCCACAGCGATGCCGATGTGCTTTTGCATGCGATTAGCGATGCTTTGCTCGGGGCTGCGGGTCTTGGCGACATCGGCACGTACTTCCCGGATACGGATCCGGCGTTCAAGGGCGCTGATAGCCTGGAACTTTTGCGCAAGGTTGGCGAAGAAGTCAAGAAGGCGGGCTACGAAATCATCAACATCGATAGCATCGTGATGTGCGAACGCCCGAAGGTGAACCCGCACAAGGAACAAATGAAGGCAAATATCGCTCGCGTGCTCGGTCTGGATGTGAAGCAGATTGGCATCAAGGGGACGACGACGGAAAAACTCGGCTTTACGGGTCGCGGCGAAGGCATTGCCAGCCAAGCTGTTGCGATGGTGCGCAGTCTGTAA
- a CDS encoding NADH-quinone oxidoreductase subunit N yields MLSNLVYLLPVIFVVLGGMVALAAEPFLRDENKHKVLPWVAAFFIALSVAALYYAKTEALLNLYAMDPVRRVLCMAILLCGFLGISGLQWTLGREQFKGGEAYGLMMLATSGAMLMTQAIDFVALFIAMELTSFPIYALVGIRRKDVNANEGVFKYFVSGAVFCAIFLYGVSLIYGATGSTHFCGHVLEGRMAIYSVGMLFVIAGLLFKAGAAPLHFWVADVYTGASVAVTGFMAAVVKVGALAALGTVWVSVLVTRSGAEAVWNLAEKVTVANPSKPLFYVVLVVAILSMVIGAFSGLAQKSVRRILAFSAVMNAGFIVIGLLVPNYLGKGEIQMGPMFYFLITYAIASAGALTGIAYMSGKDDCKENLEDLQGAGRRRPFVALGVAVCLASLAGLPPVAGFLAKFTLFTEAFNADLGWLAAVGFGLSLVAAVYYLRIAYVLFAPAKDDKCCGGDHICCKSNYAYVYLLRFAVAVSAIALLVISARPALALIG; encoded by the coding sequence ATGCTAAGTAATCTTGTTTATCTCTTGCCGGTGATCTTCGTGGTCTTGGGCGGCATGGTGGCTCTCGCTGCTGAACCGTTCTTGCGCGACGAAAACAAGCACAAGGTTCTTCCTTGGGTGGCTGCTTTCTTCATTGCTCTTAGCGTTGCCGCTTTGTACTACGCAAAGACCGAAGCTCTCTTGAACCTTTACGCGATGGACCCGGTTCGCCGCGTGCTCTGCATGGCTATCCTCCTCTGCGGTTTCCTCGGTATTTCGGGCCTCCAGTGGACTCTTGGTCGTGAACAGTTCAAGGGCGGTGAAGCTTATGGCCTCATGATGCTTGCTACTAGCGGTGCTATGCTCATGACTCAGGCTATCGACTTTGTTGCCTTGTTCATTGCTATGGAACTCACGAGCTTCCCGATTTACGCTCTCGTGGGCATCCGCCGTAAGGACGTGAACGCTAACGAAGGCGTGTTCAAGTACTTCGTTTCGGGTGCTGTTTTCTGCGCCATCTTCCTCTACGGTGTTTCGCTCATTTACGGTGCAACGGGCTCGACGCATTTCTGCGGTCACGTGCTCGAAGGCCGTATGGCAATCTACAGCGTCGGTATGCTCTTTGTGATTGCTGGCCTCCTCTTCAAGGCTGGTGCAGCTCCGCTCCACTTCTGGGTGGCTGACGTCTATACGGGCGCCTCTGTCGCTGTGACGGGCTTTATGGCCGCTGTCGTGAAGGTCGGTGCTCTTGCCGCTCTCGGTACGGTCTGGGTAAGCGTTCTCGTGACGCGCTCCGGTGCCGAAGCTGTGTGGAACCTCGCCGAAAAGGTGACTGTCGCAAATCCGTCTAAGCCGCTCTTCTACGTGGTTTTGGTTGTCGCAATCCTTTCCATGGTGATTGGTGCATTTAGTGGCCTTGCTCAGAAGTCTGTGCGTCGCATCTTGGCTTTCTCTGCCGTGATGAACGCTGGCTTTATCGTGATTGGTCTCTTGGTCCCGAATTACCTCGGCAAGGGTGAAATCCAGATGGGCCCGATGTTCTACTTCCTCATCACTTATGCGATTGCCTCTGCAGGCGCCTTGACGGGTATTGCCTACATGTCGGGCAAGGATGATTGCAAGGAAAATCTCGAAGACCTCCAGGGTGCTGGTCGCCGTCGTCCGTTTGTGGCTCTTGGCGTTGCCGTTTGCCTTGCTTCTCTCGCTGGCCTTCCGCCGGTTGCAGGTTTCCTTGCCAAGTTCACGCTGTTCACCGAAGCCTTCAATGCTGACCTCGGCTGGCTTGCCGCTGTTGGCTTTGGCCTCTCCTTGGTGGCTGCGGTTTACTACCTCCGCATTGCCTACGTGCTCTTTGCCCCGGCAAAGGACGACAAGTGCTGTGGTGGCGACCATATCTGCTGCAAGTCGAACTACGCATACGTTTACTTGCTCCGCTTTGCTGTTGCCGTGTCCGCTATCGCACTCCTCGTGATTAGCGCTCGCCCGGCACTTGCATTGATCGGCTAG